A genome region from Bradyrhizobium commune includes the following:
- a CDS encoding IS481 family transposase yields the protein MPWREVSVMDQRREFVMLAKQEGVNRRKLCRQFGISAQTGYKWIERYDAGDTTLADRSRRPHHSPDRTEAAIEQQIVALRDVHPAWGARKILHRLKRDRQAVPAISTTHEILRRYDRVSEPAGRPGQPYIRFEKEAPNQLWQMDFKGHSPLEDGVSCHPLTMLDDHSRFSLCLAACDNERGSTVQGHLRETFRRYGLPDAMFVDNGGPWGFTLEDPWTGLTVWLLKLGVRVIHSRPYHPQSRGKNERFHRTLKAEVFAFRRYRDLAEVQRAFDQWRAVYNLDRPHEALNYNVPASRYQPSSREMPDRLPAVEYDEHEVVRSVSTTKAYVSFKGKLWKVPQAFRGERLAIRPLNTDGRFGIFFAAHQIAAIDLG from the coding sequence ATGCCGTGGCGAGAGGTGTCTGTCATGGACCAGCGGCGCGAGTTTGTGATGCTTGCTAAGCAGGAAGGAGTGAACCGGCGGAAGCTGTGCCGGCAGTTCGGGATTAGTGCCCAGACTGGTTACAAGTGGATCGAGCGCTATGATGCAGGGGATACGACGCTGGCCGATCGCTCGCGCCGGCCGCATCACAGCCCGGATCGTACTGAGGCTGCGATCGAGCAGCAGATTGTGGCCTTGCGCGATGTCCACCCGGCCTGGGGGGCGCGCAAGATTTTGCATCGTCTAAAGCGCGACCGGCAAGCCGTGCCGGCGATATCGACGACGCACGAGATCCTGCGTCGCTACGATCGCGTGAGCGAACCTGCGGGGAGACCTGGACAGCCCTACATCCGCTTCGAGAAGGAGGCACCCAATCAGCTCTGGCAGATGGACTTCAAGGGACACAGCCCCCTCGAGGACGGCGTATCCTGCCACCCGCTGACGATGCTGGACGATCACTCGCGGTTCTCGTTGTGCCTGGCTGCTTGTGACAACGAGCGAGGTTCGACCGTGCAAGGGCATCTGAGGGAGACATTCCGCCGGTACGGCCTCCCCGATGCGATGTTCGTCGACAATGGCGGCCCCTGGGGCTTCACCCTTGAAGACCCTTGGACCGGGCTGACGGTCTGGCTTTTGAAGCTTGGCGTCCGGGTGATCCACAGCCGGCCGTATCATCCGCAGAGCCGAGGAAAGAACGAACGCTTCCATCGCACGCTGAAGGCCGAGGTATTTGCCTTCAGGCGCTACCGCGACCTTGCCGAGGTGCAGCGCGCATTCGACCAATGGCGAGCCGTCTACAATCTCGATCGGCCGCATGAGGCTTTGAACTACAACGTTCCGGCAAGCCGGTACCAACCCAGTTCGCGGGAAATGCCGGACAGATTGCCCGCGGTGGAATACGACGAGCACGAGGTCGTCCGTTCCGTCTCCACCACCAAGGCCTATGTCAGCTTCAAAGGCAAATTGTGGAAGGTTCCGCAGGCCTTCCGCGGCGAACGGCTTGCGATCCGTCCACTCAATACCGACGGCAGGTTCGGCATCTTCTTCGCCGCGCACCAGATCGCGGCGATCGATTTAGGATGA
- the pobA gene encoding 4-hydroxybenzoate 3-monooxygenase translates to MRTKVAIIGAGPAGLLLGQLLHGYGIDNIILERQSPDYVLGRIRAGLLEEGTVALLDQVGAGARAHAEGLVHEGIELAFSGRRHRIDMKAATGKTVTIYGQTEVTLDLMNARKAAGLSTVYEAKDVQPHDFDGSHPRVTWVKDGVAHALDCDFIAGCDGFHGISRASIPASAIEEFERVYPFGWLGILSETPPVSHELIYSNHARGFALCTMRSMKRSRHYVQCSLDDHVDQWPDDRFWDELKRRLDQEAADSLVTGPSIEKSIAPLRSFVAEPMRFGKMFLCGDAAHIVPPTGAKGLNLAASDAHYLSSALREFYDEKSNAGIDAYSAKALARVWKAVRFSWWMTSMLHKFPDTGTIGARIQLAELDYVTQSQAAMTSLSENYVGLPF, encoded by the coding sequence TTGCGGACAAAAGTCGCAATCATCGGAGCGGGGCCGGCCGGATTGTTGCTTGGGCAACTGCTGCACGGCTACGGCATCGACAACATCATCCTGGAGCGGCAAAGCCCCGATTACGTGCTCGGCCGCATCCGTGCCGGCCTTCTGGAGGAAGGAACTGTTGCGCTGCTCGACCAGGTCGGCGCCGGCGCGCGTGCGCATGCCGAGGGCTTGGTGCATGAGGGCATCGAGCTCGCCTTTTCCGGCCGCCGTCATCGCATCGACATGAAGGCTGCGACCGGCAAGACGGTCACGATCTACGGCCAGACCGAGGTCACGCTTGACCTGATGAATGCGCGCAAGGCCGCCGGGCTCAGCACGGTTTACGAGGCCAAGGACGTGCAGCCGCATGATTTCGACGGCAGTCACCCGCGCGTAACCTGGGTGAAGGACGGCGTCGCCCACGCGCTCGATTGCGACTTCATCGCCGGCTGCGACGGATTTCACGGCATCAGCCGCGCCAGCATCCCGGCTTCGGCGATCGAGGAGTTCGAACGGGTCTATCCGTTCGGCTGGCTCGGCATCCTGTCCGAGACGCCGCCGGTCAGCCACGAGCTGATCTATTCCAACCACGCCCGGGGGTTTGCGCTCTGCACCATGCGCTCGATGAAGCGCAGCCGGCACTACGTCCAATGCTCGCTCGACGACCATGTCGACCAGTGGCCGGACGACCGGTTCTGGGACGAGCTGAAGCGCCGGCTCGACCAGGAAGCGGCCGACAGCCTCGTCACCGGACCTTCGATCGAGAAGAGCATCGCGCCGCTGCGCAGCTTCGTCGCCGAACCGATGCGCTTCGGCAAGATGTTCCTGTGCGGCGACGCCGCCCACATCGTGCCGCCGACCGGCGCCAAGGGGCTGAACCTCGCCGCCAGCGATGCGCATTATCTGTCGAGCGCGCTCCGTGAATTCTACGACGAGAAATCGAACGCCGGCATCGATGCCTATTCGGCGAAGGCCTTGGCGCGGGTCTGGAAGGCCGTGCGCTTCTCCTGGTGGATGACCTCGATGCTGCACAAATTCCCCGACACCGGCACCATCGGCGCGCGGATCCAGCTCGCCGAGCTCGACTACGTCACGCAATCGCAGGCCGCGATGACCTCGCTGTCGGAGAATTATGTGGGGTTGCCGTTCTAG
- a CDS encoding TRAP transporter substrate-binding protein: MRKACLALLLAASVTPAFAQDKTFDLKVSHWVPASHPLQKSLEDWVAAVNRDSGGTITGKVFPAQQLGKAFDHYDMARDGIADVTYVNPGYQPGRFPIIGAGELPFLISDAKGGSEGLDAWYRKYAAKEMKDVKYCLAFVHSPSSFHSRTKKIVMPEDVKGLKIRPAHATMANFVTSLGGTNVQSSAPEVRDIIERGVADGVTFPWGSLVLFGIDKVTKYHMEAPLYTTTFVFVMNKDKYDAMSDKQKAAIDKNCSTEMAGVVGEHWGKFEDAGVDKVKAEEGHEVYKLTPDQTAAWKKAAEPLVKTWADGAKKAGADPEVALGELKASLKKYNALAE, from the coding sequence ATGAGGAAAGCCTGTCTGGCTTTGCTGCTGGCAGCAAGCGTGACGCCTGCGTTCGCGCAGGACAAGACCTTCGACCTGAAGGTCTCGCACTGGGTGCCGGCGTCGCACCCGCTACAGAAATCTTTGGAAGACTGGGTGGCCGCGGTGAACAGGGATTCCGGCGGCACCATCACGGGCAAGGTGTTCCCGGCCCAACAGCTCGGCAAGGCGTTCGACCATTACGACATGGCGCGCGACGGCATCGCCGACGTCACCTATGTCAATCCCGGCTACCAGCCCGGCCGCTTCCCGATCATCGGCGCCGGCGAATTGCCGTTCCTGATCTCCGACGCCAAGGGCGGCTCGGAGGGCCTGGACGCCTGGTATCGCAAATATGCCGCGAAGGAGATGAAGGACGTCAAATACTGCCTCGCCTTCGTCCACTCGCCCTCCTCCTTCCACTCCCGCACCAAGAAGATCGTGATGCCGGAGGACGTGAAGGGGCTGAAGATCCGTCCCGCGCACGCCACCATGGCGAATTTCGTCACCTCGCTCGGCGGCACCAATGTGCAGTCGTCCGCTCCGGAAGTGCGCGACATCATCGAGCGCGGCGTCGCCGACGGCGTCACCTTCCCCTGGGGCTCGCTGGTGCTGTTCGGCATCGACAAGGTGACGAAGTACCACATGGAGGCACCGCTCTACACCACGACCTTCGTGTTCGTCATGAACAAGGACAAATACGACGCAATGTCCGACAAGCAGAAGGCCGCGATCGACAAGAACTGCTCGACCGAGATGGCGGGCGTGGTCGGCGAGCACTGGGGCAAGTTCGAGGATGCCGGCGTCGACAAGGTGAAGGCGGAAGAGGGCCATGAGGTCTACAAGCTCACGCCGGACCAGACTGCTGCCTGGAAGAAGGCCGCCGAGCCGCTGGTCAAGACCTGGGCCGACGGCGCCAAGAAGGCCGGCGCCGATCCGGAGGTTGCGCTTGGCGAGCTGAAGGCGTCGCTGAAGAAGTACAACGCGCTGGCGGAGTAG
- a CDS encoding TRAP transporter small permease, giving the protein MKRAWMDRIIDSIEWIAAAFVGIVALDIFLSVLLRNTLNYAIPDSFDIGRMLLGILIFWGIAATSYRGTHITVDLVWGNVGPRYQRWIDVFATLVLLFVVTVQTWTLFDKVRGTYNDNVQTFDMHMPTWPFFAIAWIGDVSAVLLIAIRTYRLIFHPEEMHDPKLKATE; this is encoded by the coding sequence ATGAAGCGCGCCTGGATGGACCGCATCATCGACTCGATCGAATGGATCGCGGCCGCCTTCGTCGGTATCGTCGCGCTCGACATCTTCCTGTCGGTGCTGCTGCGCAACACGCTGAATTACGCGATCCCGGACTCCTTCGACATCGGCCGCATGCTGCTCGGCATCCTCATTTTCTGGGGCATCGCCGCAACCTCCTATCGCGGCACCCACATCACGGTCGATCTGGTCTGGGGCAATGTCGGGCCACGCTATCAGCGCTGGATCGACGTGTTCGCGACGCTGGTGCTGCTGTTCGTCGTCACCGTGCAGACCTGGACGTTGTTCGACAAGGTGCGCGGCACCTACAACGACAACGTCCAGACCTTCGACATGCACATGCCGACCTGGCCGTTCTTCGCGATCGCCTGGATCGGCGACGTCTCCGCCGTGCTGCTGATCGCGATCCGCACCTACCGGCTGATCTTCCATCCCGAAGAGATGCACGACCCCAAGCTGAAGGCGACGGAGTAA
- a CDS encoding TRAP transporter large permease yields the protein MSTDAVAVLGFVSLFALMLLRVPVGMAMGLVGVTGFSYLVGATPALKLVGQTSMRTVTDYTFGVIPMFLLMGSFVSNSGMSRELFRAANGFVGHLRGGLGIATVGACGGFAAICGSSVATAATFSAVAYPEMRRFGYPQSFATGVIAAGGTLGAMLPPSTVLAVYGIITEQDIGKLFIAGIIPGLLAMTMYMITIFLIGYLRPDFLPKGKVLPWRERFAGLKEIWAPVLLFVFVIGGLYGLPYLPRFTPTEAGGVGAAGAFIIGVVTGRLDREKILASLLQATRTAAAVFTVLIGALIFGYFLTVTQTPQKVTEFLTGLGLGAYGVLALIMVMYLVLGCLMDAMAMIILTVPIIFPVITHLGFDPIWFGVIIVMTVELGLIHPPVGMNVFVIKSVVKDVSFSTIFKGVIPFVATDLVRLVILIAFPLLATWLPTRMMAH from the coding sequence ATGAGCACCGATGCGGTTGCCGTCCTCGGCTTCGTTTCCCTGTTCGCGCTGATGCTGCTGCGCGTGCCCGTCGGCATGGCGATGGGCCTCGTCGGCGTCACCGGCTTCTCCTACCTGGTCGGCGCCACGCCGGCGCTCAAACTGGTCGGCCAGACCTCGATGCGCACGGTGACCGACTACACGTTCGGCGTCATCCCGATGTTCTTGCTGATGGGCTCCTTCGTCAGCAATTCCGGCATGAGCCGCGAGCTGTTCCGCGCCGCCAACGGCTTTGTCGGGCATCTGCGCGGCGGCCTCGGCATCGCGACCGTCGGCGCCTGCGGCGGCTTTGCCGCGATCTGCGGCTCTTCCGTGGCGACCGCCGCGACCTTCTCCGCGGTCGCCTATCCCGAGATGCGCCGCTTCGGCTATCCGCAATCCTTTGCCACCGGCGTGATCGCGGCCGGCGGCACGCTGGGCGCGATGCTGCCGCCATCCACCGTGCTCGCGGTCTACGGCATCATCACCGAGCAGGACATCGGAAAGCTCTTCATCGCCGGCATCATTCCGGGCCTGTTGGCGATGACGATGTACATGATCACGATCTTTCTGATCGGCTATCTCCGCCCCGACTTCCTGCCCAAGGGCAAGGTGCTGCCGTGGCGCGAGCGCTTCGCCGGCCTCAAGGAGATCTGGGCACCGGTGCTGCTGTTCGTGTTCGTGATCGGCGGCCTTTACGGCCTGCCCTACCTGCCACGCTTCACGCCGACGGAAGCCGGCGGCGTCGGCGCCGCTGGCGCCTTCATCATCGGCGTGGTGACGGGACGGCTCGACCGCGAGAAGATTTTGGCCTCGCTGCTCCAGGCGACGCGCACGGCAGCCGCCGTGTTCACCGTGCTGATCGGCGCACTGATCTTCGGCTATTTCCTCACGGTGACGCAGACCCCGCAGAAGGTGACGGAATTCCTCACCGGCCTTGGCCTCGGCGCCTACGGCGTCCTGGCGCTGATCATGGTGATGTATCTGGTACTCGGCTGCCTGATGGATGCGATGGCGATGATCATCCTGACCGTGCCGATCATCTTCCCCGTGATCACGCATCTCGGCTTCGATCCGATCTGGTTCGGCGTCATCATCGTGATGACGGTCGAGCTCGGCCTGATCCATCCGCCGGTCGGCATGAACGTCTTTGTCATCAAGAGCGTGGTGAAGGACGTCTCATTCTCCACCATTTTCAAGGGCGTCATCCCGTTCGTCGCGACTGACCTCGTGCGCCTTGTCATCCTGATCGCCTTCCCGCTGTTGGCGACCTGGCTGCCGACGCGCATGATGGCGCATTGA
- a CDS encoding DUF3237 domain-containing protein has protein sequence MTTPTLETKYVFTITARIGGVVTAGETGIGVRRIIPIIGGEVKGAITGKVLPFGADFQTIRPNELIDLEARYAFETDDGATVYVENKGLRFGPVELLQKLKRGEPVDPKLIYFRTVPKFETGHESYRWLMEHIFIGSAARHSDRVVIEVHQVM, from the coding sequence ATGACCACCCCCACCCTCGAAACCAAGTACGTCTTCACCATCACCGCTCGCATCGGCGGCGTCGTCACCGCCGGCGAGACCGGCATCGGCGTCCGCCGCATCATTCCGATCATCGGCGGCGAGGTGAAGGGCGCGATCACCGGCAAGGTGCTGCCGTTTGGCGCCGACTTCCAGACCATCCGCCCGAACGAGCTGATTGATCTCGAAGCGAGGTACGCCTTCGAGACCGATGACGGCGCGACCGTCTATGTCGAGAACAAGGGCCTGCGCTTCGGCCCGGTCGAGCTGTTGCAAAAGCTCAAGCGCGGCGAACCGGTCGACCCGAAGCTGATCTATTTCCGCACCGTGCCGAAATTCGAGACGGGACATGAGAGCTACCGCTGGCTGATGGAGCACATTTTCATCGGCTCAGCCGCGCGACACTCGGACCGCGTGGTGATCGAGGTGCACCAGGTGATGTGA
- a CDS encoding type II toxin-antitoxin system HicA family toxin: protein MNSRDIISALQRDGWVQVAQKGSHVQFKHLTKTGRVTVPHPKRDIPLGTLKSIERQSGLKLR, encoded by the coding sequence ATGAATAGCCGAGACATTATCTCGGCCCTTCAAAGGGATGGCTGGGTCCAAGTGGCTCAAAAAGGCAGCCACGTCCAATTCAAGCACCTGACCAAAACGGGCCGCGTCACGGTCCCTCATCCAAAGCGGGACATCCCGCTGGGAACGCTGAAAAGCATTGAACGGCAATCCGGCCTGAAGCTGAGGTGA
- a CDS encoding type II toxin-antitoxin system HicB family antitoxin, with product MRHYIGLIRKDADSDFGVSFPDLPGVVTAGTTLDEARDMAEEALAFHLEGMEEDGEAIPEPSSLDEIMSNPENRSGVAILVSVKDDQPKIVRVNVTLPGDVLEQIDKYAEAHGYTRSGLLAQAAKRMITEAA from the coding sequence ATGCGTCATTACATCGGTCTGATCCGCAAGGATGCCGACAGCGATTTTGGCGTGTCGTTTCCCGATTTGCCGGGCGTCGTGACCGCAGGGACCACGCTCGACGAAGCGCGCGACATGGCCGAGGAAGCGCTGGCGTTTCATCTCGAAGGCATGGAGGAAGACGGAGAAGCGATTCCAGAACCTTCGTCGCTCGACGAAATCATGTCGAACCCAGAGAACCGCTCCGGCGTGGCCATTCTGGTGTCGGTGAAGGACGACCAGCCAAAAATCGTGCGCGTCAATGTCACCTTGCCGGGTGATGTCCTGGAGCAGATCGATAAATACGCCGAAGCTCACGGCTACACGCGTTCGGGTCTGCTTGCACAGGCCGCCAAGAGGATGATCACGGAAGCGGCGTAA
- a CDS encoding crotonase/enoyl-CoA hydratase family protein — MTQGNAETADAGASGLLRIERADRVLTVGLNRPAKRNALNDGIILEIGECFASLPEDIGAVVIHGVGDHFSSGLDLSELQDHDATGGLLHSQMWHRVFDRIQYSRVPVIAALKGAVIGGGLELACSAHIRVAEPTAYFALPEGQRGIFVGGGGSVRLPRLIGVARMMDMMLTGRVYSATEGASYGFAQYVTDAGNGLAKALELATKIAANAPLTNFAVLQALPMIAEANPQTGLLMESLMATVAQSDKEAKRRIREFLEHKTAKVKPKS, encoded by the coding sequence ATGACACAGGGAAACGCCGAGACCGCTGACGCGGGCGCCTCTGGACTGTTGAGGATCGAGAGGGCGGACCGGGTTCTGACCGTGGGTCTGAACCGCCCGGCCAAGCGCAATGCGCTGAACGACGGCATCATCCTCGAAATCGGCGAATGCTTTGCGTCCCTGCCCGAGGATATCGGCGCAGTCGTCATTCACGGCGTCGGCGACCATTTCTCCAGCGGTCTCGACCTCTCCGAACTGCAAGATCACGACGCCACCGGCGGCCTGCTGCATTCCCAGATGTGGCACCGGGTGTTCGACCGCATCCAGTACAGCCGCGTGCCCGTCATCGCCGCGCTGAAAGGCGCCGTGATCGGCGGTGGGCTGGAGCTGGCTTGCTCTGCCCACATTCGCGTCGCTGAGCCCACAGCCTATTTCGCGCTGCCCGAGGGACAGCGCGGCATCTTCGTCGGCGGCGGCGGCTCGGTGCGGCTGCCGAGGCTGATTGGCGTGGCGCGGATGATGGACATGATGCTCACGGGCCGCGTCTATAGCGCCACCGAAGGCGCCTCCTATGGCTTTGCGCAATATGTGACGGACGCCGGCAACGGCCTCGCCAAGGCGCTGGAGCTCGCGACCAAGATCGCCGCCAACGCGCCGCTGACCAATTTCGCCGTGCTCCAGGCGCTGCCGATGATCGCGGAGGCCAATCCGCAGACCGGCCTGCTGATGGAATCGCTGATGGCCACGGTGGCGCAGAGCGACAAAGAGGCAAAACGCAGGATCCGCGAATTCCTCGAGCACAAGACCGCCAAGGTGAAGCCGAAGTCATGA
- a CDS encoding feruloyl-CoA synthase — MSAQPSSSSTERGASTSPLRPISFGDPAVDIERRDDGTIYLRPKQPLGDYPVRITDRLHHWATATPDRVFMAEREGGRGWRKITYAELLTASRHIASALIQRGLSAERPVVILSGNSIDHALLAFGAFYAGIPFCPVSPAYSLVSKDYGKLSYLMKLLTPGLVFAEDAGKFADALAANVSLGTEIAASYGSVPGRDVTLLADLMATPIRSDLDAVHGKIGPDTIAKFLLTSGSTGNPKAVINTQRMICANQVMLRETLAFLKDEPPVIIDWLPWNHTFGGNHNIGLTLYNGGSMYLDAGKPMPGGIEETVRNLQEISPTVYFNVPKGYESLLPYLRDDQGLRAKFFDRLHAMFFSGAALSPFVWNSLDELAVKEKGYRVPMLTGLGATETAPFFMSVNPRTSRSGHVGLPVSGNDAKLVPNNGKLEVRAKGPNVMPGYWRQPEITAKSFDEEGFYKMGDALKPSDPDDFNAGFDFDGRVTEDFKLASGTWVSVGPLRARFVAACAPLVRDVVIAGINRDEISALVLLDLDGCRLVNPTLPADNLTVTARDRLVRDAFRERLTGFLASATGSSTRITRAILMDAPLSIDKGEVTDKGSINQRAVLEHRTALIDELYAANPSDRVISVG, encoded by the coding sequence ATGAGCGCGCAGCCGTCCTCTTCCAGCACAGAGCGCGGCGCGAGCACTTCTCCGCTGCGGCCGATCTCGTTCGGCGATCCCGCCGTCGACATCGAGCGTCGCGACGACGGCACGATTTACCTGCGGCCGAAACAGCCGCTCGGCGACTATCCCGTCCGCATCACCGACCGCCTGCATCATTGGGCGACGGCGACGCCGGATCGTGTCTTCATGGCGGAGCGTGAAGGCGGCCGCGGTTGGCGCAAGATCACCTATGCCGAGCTGCTCACCGCGAGCCGGCACATCGCCTCCGCGCTGATCCAGCGCGGCCTGTCGGCGGAACGACCGGTCGTGATCCTCTCCGGCAATTCGATCGACCACGCATTGCTGGCGTTCGGCGCATTCTACGCCGGCATTCCGTTCTGCCCGGTGTCGCCGGCCTATTCGCTGGTGTCGAAGGATTACGGCAAGCTCTCTTATCTGATGAAGCTCTTGACGCCCGGCCTCGTCTTCGCCGAGGACGCCGGCAAGTTTGCGGATGCACTCGCCGCCAACGTCTCGCTCGGCACCGAGATTGCTGCATCCTACGGCAGCGTACCGGGCCGCGATGTCACGCTGCTCGCCGACCTCATGGCCACGCCAATCCGCAGCGATCTCGACGCGGTGCACGGCAAGATCGGCCCCGACACGATCGCAAAATTCCTGCTGACCTCGGGCTCGACCGGCAATCCCAAGGCCGTCATCAATACCCAGCGCATGATCTGCGCCAACCAGGTCATGCTGCGCGAGACGCTCGCCTTTCTCAAGGACGAGCCGCCGGTGATCATCGACTGGCTGCCCTGGAATCACACCTTTGGCGGCAACCACAATATCGGGCTGACGCTCTACAATGGCGGCTCGATGTATCTCGACGCCGGCAAGCCGATGCCCGGCGGCATCGAGGAGACCGTGCGCAATCTCCAGGAGATATCGCCGACGGTCTATTTCAATGTGCCCAAGGGCTACGAGTCGCTGCTGCCGTATTTGCGCGACGACCAAGGCCTGCGCGCAAAGTTCTTCGATCGGCTGCACGCGATGTTCTTCTCCGGCGCGGCACTCTCGCCCTTCGTCTGGAACAGCCTCGACGAGCTTGCGGTGAAGGAAAAAGGCTACCGCGTGCCGATGCTGACCGGCCTCGGCGCCACCGAGACCGCGCCGTTCTTCATGTCGGTCAACCCGCGCACCAGCCGCTCCGGCCATGTCGGCCTTCCCGTCTCGGGCAACGACGCCAAGCTCGTGCCGAACAATGGCAAGCTCGAAGTTCGCGCCAAGGGACCGAACGTGATGCCCGGCTACTGGCGCCAGCCCGAGATCACGGCGAAATCCTTCGACGAGGAAGGATTTTACAAGATGGGCGATGCGCTCAAGCCCTCAGATCCCGATGACTTCAACGCCGGCTTCGATTTCGACGGCCGCGTTACTGAAGACTTCAAGCTCGCGAGCGGCACCTGGGTCAGCGTCGGCCCGCTGCGCGCCCGCTTCGTCGCCGCCTGCGCGCCGCTGGTGCGCGACGTCGTCATCGCCGGCATCAATCGCGACGAGATCTCCGCACTGGTGCTGCTCGATCTCGATGGCTGCCGGCTGGTCAACCCGACACTGCCCGCCGACAATCTCACCGTCACCGCCCGCGACCGGCTGGTGCGTGACGCCTTCCGCGAGCGCCTGACCGGCTTCCTCGCCTCCGCGACCGGCTCCTCGACGCGGATCACGCGCGCGATCCTGATGGATGCGCCGCTGTCGATCGACAAGGGCGAGGTCACCGACAAGGGCTCCATCAACCAGCGCGCGGTGCTGGAGCATCGCACCGCACTGATCGACGAGCTCTACGCTGCCAATCCATCGGACCGTGTGATATCGGTCGGCTAA
- a CDS encoding SDR family NAD(P)-dependent oxidoreductase, whose product MLLKDQAAIVTGGASGLGAATARKLAAQGAKVAVFDLNAKLAETVAAEIKGVAVTCDVSDAASAEAAIAQATKAHGPARVLVNCAGIGVAKRVVGRDGPMALADFDKVIKVNLIGTFNMLRLAATEMSKLEPQATGERGVIINTASVAAYDGQIGQSAYSASKGGIVGMTLPIARELAQFGVRVLTIAPGLFLTPLLANLPQEAQDSLAAAIPFPRRLGNADEFAALALHMVENSYLNGEVVRLDGSLRMAPK is encoded by the coding sequence ATGTTGTTGAAGGATCAGGCAGCCATCGTCACCGGCGGTGCATCGGGACTCGGCGCGGCAACCGCGCGAAAGCTGGCGGCGCAGGGCGCCAAGGTCGCGGTGTTCGACCTCAATGCCAAGCTTGCGGAAACCGTTGCCGCTGAAATCAAGGGCGTTGCCGTGACCTGCGACGTCTCCGATGCCGCCTCCGCTGAAGCTGCGATCGCGCAGGCGACCAAGGCGCATGGCCCGGCTCGCGTGCTGGTCAATTGCGCCGGGATCGGCGTGGCAAAACGCGTCGTCGGCCGCGACGGGCCGATGGCGCTTGCTGATTTCGACAAGGTGATCAAGGTCAATCTGATCGGCACCTTCAACATGCTTCGCCTCGCCGCGACCGAGATGTCCAAGCTCGAGCCGCAGGCAACCGGCGAGCGCGGCGTCATCATCAACACGGCGTCCGTTGCCGCCTATGACGGCCAAATCGGCCAGTCGGCCTATTCGGCCTCCAAGGGTGGCATCGTCGGCATGACGCTGCCGATCGCGCGCGAGCTCGCGCAATTCGGCGTCCGCGTGCTGACGATCGCGCCCGGCCTGTTCCTCACGCCGCTGCTCGCCAACTTGCCGCAAGAAGCCCAGGACTCGCTCGCCGCCGCGATCCCGTTCCCGCGCCGGCTTGGCAACGCCGACGAATTCGCCGCGCTTGCGCTGCACATGGTCGAGAATTCGTACCTGAACGGCGAAGTGGTGCGCCTCGACGGCTCGCTGCGCATGGCGCCCAAGTAA
- a CDS encoding acyl-CoA thioesterase, whose protein sequence is MFVNRREVQIQWGDCDPANIVYYPRYFAMFDDSTSTLFEVAGFSKQDLVRKYGLVGIPMVDTRAEFYIPSTYGDWITIETRIESIKRSSFEVKHNVYKGEALAIEGYETRVLVARDPVNPDKLRSAPFPQEMVAKFTGA, encoded by the coding sequence ATGTTCGTGAACCGGCGCGAGGTCCAGATTCAGTGGGGCGACTGCGACCCCGCCAACATCGTCTACTATCCGCGTTATTTCGCGATGTTCGACGATTCGACGTCGACCCTGTTCGAGGTCGCCGGCTTCTCCAAGCAGGATCTGGTCCGCAAGTACGGCCTGGTGGGCATCCCCATGGTCGACACGCGGGCCGAATTCTACATCCCCTCGACCTATGGCGACTGGATCACCATCGAAACCAGGATCGAGAGCATCAAGCGCTCGAGCTTCGAGGTGAAGCATAACGTCTACAAGGGCGAGGCGCTGGCAATCGAGGGTTATGAGACCCGCGTGCTGGTCGCGCGCGACCCCGTTAACCCCGACAAGCTGAGATCGGCACCGTTTCCTCAGGAAATGGTAGCGAAATTCACCGGAGCTTGA